The window GCTTCCTATTTTGTCCACTACTTAGAAGGATtattctattattttatttgcaaTTGTATCTAGACGTTACGTCTATCAAAAATTAACTTTGTCACACTGTAATCTTTCAAATAAGCAGGAGCCATGTCTTTTACCAAACAGtttaacaattcaaaactttTTAATAAAGCAAAAGCTGACCCCAAAACTCAGCTCCATGCTAGCACGAAGTGTTTTTTTATATAAGGGGGAGAAATCTCATATCAATTAGATGTTCTACATATTACTGTTTGACCACTGATTTGTATGCAAAGGAAATATCCGTTGATACGTCTATATTTTAACTTCTACGGAAatatttgtttttaagttttcataaaaggtctgatatttctcttcatttgtaagtgagagatattAGATTCAATTCTagtcaaaggcgaatttgaatcatattattgctagtttattgtgaggctaagctcaaccccctcctcccctttttagtgtagataatatattttgttaaaaaaaataagtatttgtttggaagtgcttttaaaatgactgaaagcgcttttggtgaaaatgtttttagaaccaatccttagtaaaaatgcaagtaaattctggaaaagtacttaaagtgcttcctagaAGAATCACATAACTGATTCTTCTTGcagaaaacactttaagtgcttttggaaccaaaaatcattttctctaaaagcgcttttagtcattttaaaagcacatccaaacaagtctgttgagttttggtttcaatatttgttgtatatttcattatgaagattacaagagagtgaaggaaactcttatagagagccaaaagaaagctacaatagattgtaggataactatacaaacacaatccctaaaatctgccctaacaagtggaaaagcaaaaaccaaattacaagtaaagaagcttttacaagcaactaagaaaggttgatgtaaggtgaatgacaagctatggaaagtgattggtgaatgacaagttatagtgaggatgacaactcatacatacaacTCATCTATACAAACCGGTTCcaatacaccccctcaagctggatcaaggggattgattgatccaagcttgcacaacaaacgctgaaactgagtagagtctagtgcttttgtgaataaatcagcaagttgatcATGGCTGTGTGTGAACATGGTGTCTATCACCTTGGATTTTACTTGAGCACGAATATAATGGCAgtcaacttcaatatgtttggtcctttcatggaatactggattGGAGGCAATGTGCATGGCAGCTTGGTTATCATAATACAGGGACATAGGTGCCATGCTTGTGAATCCGAGCTCGGAAAGAAGACTTTTCAACCATATGAGTTCACAGGTTGTTACTGCCATAGCCCTATACTCAGCTTCGGCACTAGATCAAGCAATAAcagtttgtttcttgctcttccaagtgACAAGGTTCCCTCCAACAAATGTGCAAAAACCTGTTGTGGATTTTCGATCAAGGGCATTTCCAGCCCAGTCAGCATCTGTGTAGGCCAAGATGTGATTTGATCCATTGTTCTTCATAATTATCCCCCTTCCTACTGAGCCCTTGAGATATCGAAGTATTCTCTTGACGATTTCCCAGTGAACTAGAGTaggagagtgcatgaactgaTTGGCTAGGCTAACTAAATATGAGATATCATGCTAGTAATGGTGAGATAAATAAGTTTCCCAACCATTCGCTGATAAACACTAGGGTCCAAGAGAGGTTCACCTTTTTCATGCCACTGAAGTTTGCTAGCCAGGGGTGTCAGAGCTAGTTTACATTCCATCATGTTAGCTTCATCTAGAAGATTGAgaacatactttctttgattcaagaacaattcttttgaagaggtagccacctcaattccaagaaagtatttcaagggCCCCAAGTCTTTAATGGCAAATTTTTTGTGAAGTGACTGCTTAAGCGTCTTAATTTCACTTATATTGTCACCTGTAATAATTAGGTCGTCAACATATATAAGCACAACCAATTTGCCAGCAATACTACTTCGAACAAATAAAGAAGAGTCAGCACGACTCCTTTTGAATCATGCAGCTTCAAGGACTGAACTAAGCTTCGAATAGCAAGCTCGAGGGGATTGTTTGAGACCATATATGGCTTTGTGAAGTCTGCAGACCTTGTTGGGTTCATTTTCTCTTGGATGACCAGGAGGCAACTTcatgtacacttcttcttcaagatccccatgaagaaatgcattcttcacatctaTTTGGAATAAGGCCCATGCATTATTGACTGCCATAGACAACAATACCCTCACTGTGTTTATTTTGGCAACATGAGCAAAGGTCTCCTTATAGTCAATGCCATAGGTTTGAGTAAAGCCTTAAGCTACTAACCATGCTTTGTGTCTTTCAATGCTTCgattggatttgaatttggtCTTATATATCCACTTACTTCCCACGACCCTCTTGCCATTTGGAAGATCCACCACACTCTATGTCTGGTTGTCATTCAGAGCTTAAAGCTCTTTAGTCATAACATCTTGCCACTCAGGCATGCATGTGGCTTTATGAAAATTCCTTGGTTCGAAAGTGTGGGATACTTTGTTAAGGAAAGAAGTATGAGAATATGAGAATCTGTGATAAGAAATGGCTGCAGAGATAGGATGCCTTGCAGTGTAAGTAACATACTCTCATAACCTCACTGGTGGATGTCTATCTCGTGTAGGATTTCTTCTTAGTTCACTTATAGCTTGCTGATTTGGTTGAGCT is drawn from Malus domestica chromosome 14, GDT2T_hap1 and contains these coding sequences:
- the LOC139191157 gene encoding uncharacterized mitochondrial protein AtMg00810-like produces the protein MAVNNAWALFQIDVKNAFLHGDLEEEVYMKLPPGHPRENEPNKVCRLHKAIYGDNISEIKTLKQSLHKKFAIKDLGPLKYFLGIEVATSSKELFLNQRKYVLNLLDEANMMECKLALTPLASKLQWHEKVSLANQFMHSPTLVHWEIVKRILRYLKGSVGRGIIMKNNGSNHILAYTDADWAGNALDRKSTTGFCTFVGGNLVTWKSKKQTVIA